DNA sequence from the Myxosarcina sp. GI1 genome:
ACTTTTATTAATGAGCCATACATTCAACAGAACCAGCCTCAATCTATTTTCTGTTTGCCACTGCTGAATCAAGCCAAGCTGGTCGGTATATTGTATTTAGAAAATCGGTTAGCAATCGGAGTATTTACACCAGAGCGATCGCAGGTCTTGCAGCTATTGTCAACTCAAGCAGCGATCGCCATCGAAAATGCCAAGCTTTACTCAGAACTGCAGGCTAAGGAAAGCAAGATCGCCCAGTTCCTCGAAGCGATTCCGGTGGGTATTGGGATCGTGGATGCGGCGGGTTGCCCTTACTATGCCAACCAATGCGGCAATCAACTCCTGGGCAAAGAAACTGATACTTCTATAGCACCGGAGCAGATCTCAGAGGCTTATCAACTTTATGTAGCAGGAACGGATCGAATCTATCCAGCGGAGAGCTTGCCTGCTGTGCGGGCATTAAGGGGCGAACGCACTAGGACTGAAGATATAGAAATTCGTCGAGATCGTGTCTCAATTCTACTTGAGGCACGGGGAACACCCGTTTTCGATCGCCAGGGCAATATCACTTATGCGATCGCTACCTTTCAGGACATTACAGAGCGCAAACAAGCCGAGAAACTCCTAGCTGACTACAACTGCACTTTAGAGCAACAGGTCGCAGAACGAACTGCTGCATTACAACGAAGCGAAGCCAAGTTCCGAACTATCTTTGAAAACTCGCAGGTTGGCATCTACCGCACTCGCCTCTCTGATGGATTAATTCTCGAAGCCAATCAACGCTTTGCCGATCTGTTTGGCTTTGATTCACCCGATGAAATGATTGGGTTTGAGCATACTGTAAACTACTATGTAAATCCCAACGTTCGCCAACAAGCCATTGAGATGATGAAGCGGGATGGGGAAGTGCGAAGCTTTGAAGTCCAGATACGAAAACGAGATGGAACATTGCTTTGGGGACTTTTCTCTTCTCGTCTGAATGTTGCTGATGAATGTGTAGAAGGAGTGGTTGCAGATATTAGCGAACAGCAAACTGCGCTACACGAACGCAAACAAGCACAAGTAGCCTTACAAGCCTCAGAGTCAAAGCTACGGACTCTAATTGAGGCAATTCCCGATCCATTATTTGTACTGACTGCTGAAGGGCAATTCCTTGAAATAATCGCACAGGAACCAAATCTACTATGGCACCCCTTTGAGGAGATGATTGGTAAAACCATGCACCAACTCGGAAAGGAACAAGCCGATGAATTTCTAAGTTATATTCAGCAGGTGCTGAGAACCCAACAAATCCTCACGGTCGAGTACAGTGCCTTTCTAAATGGACGAGAAGCCTGGTTTTCGGCTCGCATTGCCCCAATCAATCACGACCGGGTGATTTGGCTAACGCGAGATATTACGGCGCAAAAGCAAGCAGAAGCAGCCTCGATTTTAGAAGAGCGTAACCGCATGGCACGCGAAATTCACGATACCCTTGCTCAGGCGTTTACAGGCATTCTGGCTCAAGTAGGAGCGGCAAACCAGGTACTAACGGATGATTTAGAAGCAACTCAAGCACATCTAGACCTGATCAAAGAACTGGCGCGAACTGGACTGACTGAAGCGCGGCGATCGGTCGTCGCGCTCCGTCCTCAGCTTTTGGAGGAGGGCAATTTACAGAGTGCTCTTCATCGTCTTATCGCTCAAATCAGAACTGCCGCATTGGATGCCACTTTATACTATGAGATCGAGGGGGCAATGTATGCTCTACCGACTGAAGTAGAGAGTAACCTACTGCGGATTGGGCAGGAAGCCTTAACCAATGCGATTAGACATGCCAATGCTGACGAAATTCGTGTGGATCTGCTCTACGATCGCGAGCGATTTTGCTTGCGGGTGAAAGACAATGGTCAGGGCTTTGGAGTTGGGAGTATTCCCTGCTCGGAGGGTTTTGGCTTACTCGGCATGAGCGAACGGGCAGAGCGCATCGGCGCACAACTCACGATTAGGAGTCAACCTGGACAAGGAACAGAGATTATTGTCACCGTCAATCGGGAGTAGCGCAATGAGCCAAACCACAACCATTCGAGTTCTGATTGCGGACGATCATGCCATTTTTCGACAAGGATTAGCCACGATTATTAACCGTAACCCAGAGATGCAGGTGATTGCCCAAGCTGAAAATGGGGAACAAGCGATCGCGCTATTTGAGGAACACCAACCGGATGTCACGCTCATGGATCTGCGAATGCCTGAAGTAGAAGGAGTTGCCGCCATCGGTGCCATTCGTGCTGCCGCTAAATCTGCTCGGATTATTGTACTGACAACATATGATAGCGATGAAGATATCTATCGGGGATTGCAGGCAGGCGCAAAAGGATACCTGTTAAAAGAAACTGAACCTGACGAGCTTCTAAATGCTATTCGCACCGTTCATCGGGGGCAGCAGTATATTCCGCCTAATGTAGGAGCAAAGTTGGCAGAGCGCCTCAGTAATCCAGAACTGAGTGAAAGAGAACTAGAAGTACTCCGCTCACTGGCTCAGGGGATGAGTAATGCCGAGATTGCGGCAGCTTTGAGTATTAGTGAAGGCACGGTTAAATCTCATGTTAATCGGATTTTGAATAAATTAGATGTGAGCGATCGCACCCAAGCTGTGATTGTTGCCGTTAAACGCGGCATTGTCTGTTTGTAGATCTTTTGATTGAAATCGGATTCTAACTTGAGTTAGAGCCTACCTTCTATTTTAAGAAGAAGCGGCTGCTCCATCAAATTACAGTGTAAAAATTTTAACTCACTGTAGACGACAACTAAAAGTAAATTACCTATATTAAATTTATGTAAATCGTACGGGAGTAAATGGATTGAGCAAGTTAATTACAAGGTTCTGTGTTTGATGCAGATGTAAAAAGATGAACGACGAGCGTAACCGCAGTTCCTTACTTGTGCCACCTTCAACCCAAGACTGGATGCAAGGTGTGCTAAGTGCCAAGGTCGTGCTGGTGATGTATGGAGATTATCAAGATTTCAGAAGTGCAGATGTTTACAAGCTGATTAAAGGGATTGAACGAGAGCTTAGTGCTTTCTCAGGGGAGGATTATTTATGCTTCATCTTCCGCCATTTTCCGCAAACACAAATTCATCCTAATGCTAAACGGGCAGCCCAAGCTGCCGAGGCCGCCGCTGCCCAAGGACAGTTTTGGTTAATGCACGATACTTTATTTGCCCATCAACAAAAGTTGGAGAATGGTTATCTTGTCGAGTACGCCAATGATTTAGGGCTTGACATTCCTCAATTTCTTAAAGAGTTATCTAAACAAGTGCATGTCGATCGTATCAATGAAGATATCGAAAGCGGAATGCAGAGTGGTGTAACAGCAACCCCAACTTTATTTATCAACGGCATTCGCTACAGCGATCGCTACAACAGAACACGGTTAATGGCTGCTCTAAGCAATCTTGCCAATTAAATCAATCGAGAAATGTTTAGTAAAAGGAGAATTCCAATGACAATTGATAGTAATTTTATGACAGAACTACACATTCACCTGCAGCCCAGTCTAGTCAAACAAGTTGCTGAAACGGCTGAAATGGATTCAGAACGACTTAATCTGGTGAACTATTTTGCCAAGCAAGACTTGCAGCTTCAGCATATCGCCATGCTGCTAGCTGAGTTGCGCTCAGCTGGTATGATGGAAAAATTGCATGTTGAATCGTCGTCTCAAGCGTTAGTGATTCATTTGTTACCCCACTATTCTAAGGGTGTACAAATTGTTGCGCCTGAAAATAAGAACTCAACTTACAGCTACTTGCATCAGGTAATCGATTACATTCATACTCACCTCGACCGAAATTTATCGCTGGCTGAACTGGCGAGCATTATTAATATCAACCCAACTTACTTTGCTAGTTTATTTAAACAGACCATAGGAACTTCGCCGCATCAGTATGTGATTCAACAGCGAGTGGAACGGGCGAAAATGATGTTAAAGAAAACAAATTTGGCGATCGCAGACATCGCCCTACAAGTTGGTTTTTCCAGCCAAAGCCACTTGACGCAACAGTTTAGGCGATTGACTGGAGTAACACCAAAGCAAATTCGCCTTTCACCATAAGAATCTAATTGGGGAAGAGTTTAACTGCTCTACAGTTGTGGTAATGTAGTAATA
Encoded proteins:
- a CDS encoding response regulator transcription factor, with product MSQTTTIRVLIADDHAIFRQGLATIINRNPEMQVIAQAENGEQAIALFEEHQPDVTLMDLRMPEVEGVAAIGAIRAAAKSARIIVLTTYDSDEDIYRGLQAGAKGYLLKETEPDELLNAIRTVHRGQQYIPPNVGAKLAERLSNPELSERELEVLRSLAQGMSNAEIAAALSISEGTVKSHVNRILNKLDVSDRTQAVIVAVKRGIVCL
- a CDS encoding thioredoxin domain-containing protein, with the protein product MNDERNRSSLLVPPSTQDWMQGVLSAKVVLVMYGDYQDFRSADVYKLIKGIERELSAFSGEDYLCFIFRHFPQTQIHPNAKRAAQAAEAAAAQGQFWLMHDTLFAHQQKLENGYLVEYANDLGLDIPQFLKELSKQVHVDRINEDIESGMQSGVTATPTLFINGIRYSDRYNRTRLMAALSNLAN
- a CDS encoding AraC family transcriptional regulator, whose protein sequence is MTIDSNFMTELHIHLQPSLVKQVAETAEMDSERLNLVNYFAKQDLQLQHIAMLLAELRSAGMMEKLHVESSSQALVIHLLPHYSKGVQIVAPENKNSTYSYLHQVIDYIHTHLDRNLSLAELASIININPTYFASLFKQTIGTSPHQYVIQQRVERAKMMLKKTNLAIADIALQVGFSSQSHLTQQFRRLTGVTPKQIRLSP